Below is a window of Cydia strobilella chromosome 8, ilCydStro3.1, whole genome shotgun sequence DNA.
CttcatattatataaaattaaatattactaaAACAGTGGAATTTATATAATGCTAACCACAATCTATATTTGGTATTTTATCCTGTTGacgtaaggccaggattacacttgtaagttttacttacgtaagtagggacaaagctttttgctagaatgagataacgatattcataatatctcattctgtagtgtAGCTGTGGCCCTACTTacataagtaaaacttacaagtgtaatcctggcctaaaacGCTTTCTGTGCGTAAAGGAACTTCTAAATGCATTACAAACGTAAGCGACATTTGAAAACGTACTCAATTGTGGACCGTATTGTCATGCAATAAGTTCCAAATTCGAACTGGTTTTCTGATGTCAGATAAGGTTATTAAGAAAATGTCGACTGCTGAAATTCTGAAACTTATTAGTCATGCATTATTTCATACTTAGTTGCTACGCAAGGATTTATCTGTTTTTATAACCggcttaaaaaagaaaaatacggCTGTAGGGAAAATTGGAAAATCCTTTTGTCTACCATGTATTTTTCAGTTGATcacattcataattcataatttattgcatGTTAATCATGTGGTACAAAACAGATATTACATTAGGGTAAGttcacacatgaaccctgttaggtTGCAGCAAGTATTCCTAAAACTAAGCTATAACTATTAGGAGAGTGCAGGTATATATGTacgtacataaattaaaatttacgcATTTTGATACTTATGTTCAAGACATAAGATTAAaagctaatatttattattttatgcttattttattatattaatttttaatatattatctttttattttattataatctttctattttattataattgtcaGGATATGATGATTTGATCCTGGAGAATTGGAGGTACATCTTCAAATATTATAGGTACGCCTATTAGCTATTGGAATTAATTGCGAATTGCGGTCCCCTGGTGCCGATTACATACTTAAGTACTACTTATTAGtttggcgcgatgacccaaaatgagtcttggcctctaATACAAGAGCACGCCATTTTACCCGGCCCTGCGCGGATTCACGCCAGTTTTCACTGACGCCGGGCACCCGGAGATCTGCGTCCACTCTATCCGCCCACCGATACTTAGGATAACCTACAGGACGGCGTCCTGCAGTCGGTGGGCCCAAATATGCCCTCTTTACAGCACGATCTTCACCCATTCTTTCGAGGTGGCCCAGCCAACGGAGCCTTGGTTTTACCCATTATATTCGGTACGGCTATGAGTTCTTCGATTTCGACATTTTACCGAATGCCCTAACTACCATCGTCCCTTTTAACAGGTCCCAAAATCTTCCTTAACACCTTACGTTTTGCCGATACCGTTGTTGTTGTGCCGAAAGCTGATAGAACTAGGAAGGAGAGCCTGATAGTGATTCGAGTATTTTTAAAGTCACTCGTGAATTTGTTCTTGAAAAGCACCATTTTGTGAAGTGGAACTTGTGATGAAAATGATTAAATGATGACATTTAAAAACGTTGTCGATATAAAGGAGCTAGGTTCATGTAGGTATAATACGAATTAAATTTGAATTGTTACCGAACGAGTTAAGTACCTACCGCCACATGCATCAATCGGCGCGGCGTGATCGATtttcaaggtcgtgtcaaaaccagttcaaaaccataataAATTGGTAAATCTGAATCTAGCTAGGTACGTGTATTTGTAGATACAAAAgagtaaaagcttgtaaaaacacgTCAAAGCTTCCCGCTCACGCTCCAGCTGTGTTCGTTCTGACGCAGGTTATGTGACATCAAACAATACGTAAATCCTTTCGGGGAAAATCATGAAATACTATTCAGTAAGTATATATTCCTCGATATTCATAACAGCCAAGTAGTACAGGTGATGTAAGAAACCGAACTGCTTGTGCTTTAAGGAAGCGTCAATATACTCAATATGGTTTCTGTCAACGTTTTCATTGCTGTGGTaagttttacatttttattttttttaagattttattttaacacagTTATTGTTTATCTGGGGATCTTtaagagttggtcaaaggcatAGCCTTTTAAAGATTGCATATACTCGAAGATTTGGGACCGGTACTGCCGTGACCTAGTAGCCTAGTGGTCAGGGTGTAAGGTAATAAAGACGCCGGCGCCGGTTGGATTCCAGCCTCGGCCACTGGAGGGCCTGGTCACTTATTCTTTAGCATATGAcatgtattttagtttataaagttatttttgtagaatgtcatacaacttaattacattacaaagcTTACTAGAGTATAATAATGTGTGGTTTCCATTAgctttaagggtctccggcaagctcggttctccatacaaacgtagttccgctctcatttcgaaacgactagctagattgtcctgaaactttgtacttacaataggataacctatatctatgtctaattagtttatgtagcttcagataccatagtttaaaaaaatacagcgaatttaagttttttatacaaaacttaattttgctctatttcatttgctttataaactggagctatataaactaatttcagacctagatatatctcatgttcttgtatgtgcaaagtttcattacaatccaacacgtagtttctaaaatgagagcggaactacgtttgtatgagaaggtgcaattcggccgagcttgccggggtcttaagaggccggtgtcgattttagtcgcaaaaatgtaaaattgatagatttagttggtgaaattgtacaccttttgttacctaattgacataacaagtactggtttctattagcgcatcttcttatcttaccttttatcagatcaatttgttgaaaacagactcactaaattagtaatgtttgcttttctgatggacgtttagataaacgcgcgtaaagcactgattttgtcgctcttatttgtaaatttcgtaacgtttggacggctaaacatggtaattttgtattacacatatcctgtacttgacgtttatcagactacatttttattattataactttgaagtggtgtaaatgaaagttagacgaaatcaattttttccagaaattacttcaaaacaagtgacaatttctctgaaaatcgacttaatttcaacgtaattttgatacttaaacaatctacaacatttgttgaaactattcttatacatcaatttgtataatttaccaccataaatttttgatgaatttttaaaaactgccccttcttttcatatattaccggagacgcacgcttgcgacctcattattaaaaggcaagatgagaagacgtgttaatagaaaccaatacttgttatttacatattacgtaacaaaacgtgtataatttcaacgactaaatctgtcaatttaaaatttttgctccaaaatcgactacggcctcttaagtattgtattgacgtgtaatatatttacttatattttatcaataaaagattgattaattgattgagagtccgtctaagctataCCCGGACAATGGAGTGACAAAGTGTGAAAGTGGACGTCATAGTGGTACCTACTGCAAAATCGGTGCTGGAATGGTTTTGACTGATTATTTACCAACATGCAGTATTGCCCCAAAAGGTAACATTCCGATGTCAACTGCAGccgcattactgttgcgacattactgcggcACCGTCGCTGCTAtacctgtcaatttccttgataaaatgagtgactgctgcgattatgacgttcaatccgtcacttattttataaagaaaatttACAGATTCAGCGCCCGTGATAATTCCACAGCAATTATGTAACAACAGTTATTGCTATTTGAACGTCGCCTAAACATAACAGTTGTAACAGCCGCAACGagtttagattttaaattaacATCACGAGAATATggagaaaaaaaattactttcctAAAGCAATTACGGTTGTTATGCTTGGTGAAAGACTCTTTTAACTTTAACTTGACTGAATATACAAAGATTGAAATATATGCATATTAAAACGTAACTAACAATAGAACGTTAATTGTAGATACCAATACCAGAAGGAAGGAAAATCTAGAAATTAATTTTAGGCGCGGGATAAACACTGATGAAATTCTAGAAGACATTTAATTGgaccattttaaaataaaattagatacCTAAAACCTTTTACAAAATTTATCTATTTTAGCAATATGTACACTTAAGTAACCatagaaaaactaaaattttcagATGTTGTTTCTGATGGGACTGACAGTAAACCACGCATATCCAAGTAagttatatgtggtattttctataaaaagggaccttattgtcgatggcgcttacgccattataaacgatgttccgatataaaaacaatgccgcgcgacgctgtgcggcgtaagcgccatcgacaataaggtcccttttcatagaaaatgccccatatatttcACTATGAAAGATTAGGTAAAGTTAGAACGACAAGGGGCAAGTATTTAAGCACAGAGTGAAATGCTAAGGCATGTCCTAGGACATTAGTATAAAGTGATTCGTTTGTTATAGCCTATGGACATGCCCTGTGTAAAAcgaataatgaaataaattaaactcgCTCGAGTACGCTAGCCGACGGCAGGATTAGCAAGGATCCCGAACATAAGTTTCAAACCCTCTTGGCGCTCAAcaacttttagttttaaggaaTTAGTGTTAAGTTTGTCATAGCATTtagttttcactttttttttcttttattaaaaaattcgaCCCGTAACaaacgtgcggttttacttaacaatcgACAACGGATTTAGGTCGCTTCGGGGCCAGTTACAAATCGAACGACTTATACGAATGGCACGCGTGGGAAAAGACGAGCGTAGCGTAGGTATATGCTCCTAAGCGCGCTTCTAAAAATGAGCTTATACGCTCGTATAAAACGcttttttgtatattgttttgttttcagcTAAGGAAGCTTGGCCCGAACAGTGTAAAGGGAGGTCGTACTGCCACGTACAACCAGACTACTACCCGAAAGAGACGTTTGCAAAGATTTTGGATGGAGTGGTAAGTTTACAGAATGGTTTTAATGGTttttaaggattgcaataagtccaaatttgtgcagcaatcactagcgcaatgaccctatgtatcgaaataataataataataaacaaatttacCTTATAAGGGGACTGTGCAAAAGTCTAATGGCGCGAAGTAGACGTTATGAATTAGGACAAGATTAATTATTCTTTAAAGtccatttattttaagctttccGCTCAATAATAAAGTTAGTGAGCCATTTGTcccaaatattaatttattttattttattctcagAAACTGCAGTTCCAGCAAGGCGGAGGGATCGCCAACCGCAGCAGTGAAGATGACGTCGCCAGCTGCAATACTATTAAGCTGGTGAGTTTTCACttatttcaataataattatatgaaaaaattcaaattttacaaCACGACCGTGACCATGAAACAAGCGCGCAGCTCGCATGAGCGGCATCGCAGCTCCAATTAGTAAAAGTTGCCGACCCTATAAGCTTACAAGAACTCAACTTTCGGAGCACTGGAAATATTACTCATTGCACCATCACGAACACACTACAGAGTAAGGAATTGGCACTACAGGTCATGTGCTTTTATAAATCAACTTTTATGCACATGCAAGTGTCTGCATTCTGCCGGTTAGCAGAACCAACCCTTGTAATGCCGCGCCAACCCTTATAAATGTAAAGGCAACACACCCGGGGCTAGGGGGCTAAATTCATTGAAAGATTATAGGACAAACATATTAAAACTTACTAAATACAAAACGTATATTTAACGTAAAAAATTTGGCCCAGATCGATGTCAACGGGCAAGGTGCCGAGAACTTTCGAAGGCTGGGCCATATTGCCTCGCTACTACTATACGGTGGCTAGTCCTCGGGTCACCAGAAGCCTGAAACATTTTTATACAGCCGACGCGCGCTTAGCCCTCATGGCCCTAAAATGTCGACGCCAAATGCAAACATGTAAACTTCTTAGGGGCGGCATATTTGCGGCCTTTGAGGCTTTCGGCCGAGATTGCTTGCTAGCTCACTTGTTTATTGATCCGATGCTCTTCTGTATAtctaaaaatgttatattttttccaGTTTGACAAAATGTACCTGATCTTGGACGATAACGACACGATCCGGTTCGTCGTCCAGAACGAtgatattttctcatttacgaTTCAAATAGAAGAATGCAGGTAAAATAGTAATATTTAGTTTCAACAATTCTAATTTACTGAAAAAATTACAATTGCGCCACGcgtatttaaaatatatgtactcTTATAGTATGAACGCCTATTACATTTTCGAATACTTTTTTACCAGGTTATGCCCATAGTACATACGTAGgaaaaaaatgtgaataaatcAGTTATTATTACTTTACAGTTTagtagagtcaaaccaagaaaagtctgcatagattttgacagcacacgtgcaggtgttatttttatgaaactttgacgtataaataacaccggCACTgcatgtgctgtcaaaatctctgcagacttttcttggtctaactctattatttttttactgattgaaagtaataaaaatcagGAGAATATACGACTAAAATAGATACAGCGAAATCAATCGTGTGCGGTGAGATCGTAAACCTTGTCGGAAATGACACGAAGATTGATGTTGGACCAACTGTAGCCGCACACGGCAGTTGAGATCTTTGGAGTTCAAAGAGTTAatcacacaataaaaaataaaataaaacaaaaataaaataaaaaagcctttaattCCACACAATTTgaacaatacttaaaaaataaataaattatagcttataacatacttaattattaattttataaaataacttaattgcTATGATTGGTGGACCTCTTCGCGAGTAAAGGCCTCCCCCAGCTGTCGGTGACGTCATCGACCCATCTTGTGGTTGGTCTGCCAGACAACAATATTAATTTCTCACGAACCTTCTGAGCTTAGTGGTAAAAGTAAGAATAATGTAAATGTGTATTACCTTTATTCCAGTTCACCTGGCCGAACGCATTCTACTGCGTTAGACGAAGATCACCTTCGAGAACAGAGGGTAGACTGCTACGAGACCAGACTGCCTTTCATGTTCCCCGTGCTCTCGCTAGATGGCACTAAACTGGAATATGTGGTGCCTAAGGGCGGAGTTCCTTTAAGCTGT
It encodes the following:
- the LOC134743311 gene encoding uncharacterized protein LOC134743311 gives rise to the protein MVSVNVFIAVMLFLMGLTVNHAYPTKEAWPEQCKGRSYCHVQPDYYPKETFAKILDGVKLQFQQGGGIANRSSEDDVASCNTIKLFDKMYLILDDNDTIRFVVQNDDIFSFTIQIEECSSPGRTHSTALDEDHLREQRVDCYETRLPFMFPVLSLDGTKLEYVVPKGGVPLSCSAKVIAT